The following are from one region of the Ptychodera flava strain L36383 chromosome 15, AS_Pfla_20210202, whole genome shotgun sequence genome:
- the LOC139151065 gene encoding uncharacterized protein — protein sequence MARNGKDRDADRAVQTEQTAPRTPKKKDGATQGSMLEITEAPEERDNGQATQDTQRDEAPVMETSILKNNETRQLTMCLVAFAVGIVGIALLVLRNNLPMLVCGCIFLSLAGIAVFVAAIWRCYDARKYSSIGIEYAVARTSNTDDVERGPGEQAEADSSTV from the coding sequence ATGGCGCGGAATGGAAAAGACAGGGACGCCGACCGAGCCGTGCAAACCGAACAAACCGCTCCACGTACACCAAAGAAAAAGGATGGTGCTACACAAGGATCGATGTTGGAGATTACGGAAGCACCGGAGGAAAGAGACAACGGACAAGCAACTCAGGACACGCAACGGGACGAGGCACCCGTGATGGAGACCAGCATTCTGAAGAATAACGAGACACGCCAGCTTACGATGTGCCTTGTGGCTTTCGCTGTTGGAATAGTAGGCATCGCCCTTCTGGTGCTAAGGAACAACTTACCGATGTTGGTGTGCGGTTGTATCTTCTTATCACTCGCAGGCATAGCTGTGTTCGTGGCCGCCATCTGGCGGTGCTACGACGCCAGAAAGTACAGCAGTATCGGTATCGAGTATGCCGTTGCCAGGACGTCGAACACGGACGACGTCGAGCGCGGGCCAGGAGAACAAGCAGAGGCTGATAGTTCAACAGTGTAA
- the LOC139151067 gene encoding uncharacterized protein has protein sequence MMENRSESTEEINPREIAKRTSITECRLLTMAGIGIAISLSGIPFICSSGDETSFAVGLTLFCFGLLILMGMCCQGMFSSMRGNGASGDDDNEDDGESLTITDNTQLDVLHNTYLCVPTVAPDANDIDCDERECRTGIRSEDTQSLAEEQEIVPYHEGISRSGGDYILLTDIAEHTKDTPPTYDQVVCSDV, from the exons ATGATGGAGAATCGATCTGAGTCGACGGAAGAGATAAATCCGAGGGAAATAGCAAAAAGGACTTCAATAACAGAATGCCGGCTTCTAACTATGGCAGGGATTGGCATTGCCATTTCGCTGTCGGGAATACCGTTTATTTGCAGCAGCGGGGACGAGACGTCTTTTGCCGTGGGCCTGACGCTCTTCTGTTTCGGACTCCTCATCTTAATGGGAATGTGTTGCCAAGGAATGTTCTCCTCCATGCGGGGGAACGGCGCCTCGGGCGACGATGACAACGAAGACGACGGCGAAAGTCTGACGATAACCGACAACACACAACTAGATGTACTCCACAACACCTATCTGTGTGTGCCGACTGTGGCGCCAGACGCGAATGATATAGATTGTGATGAACGGGAATGCCGAACAGGAATAAG GAGCGAAGACACTCAGAGCTTGGCCGAGGAGCAGGAGATCGTGCCTTACCACGAGGGAATCTCCCGCAGCGGCGGCGACTACATTCTCCTCACCGACATAGCAGAACACACCAAGGACACCCCGCCTACCTATGACCAAGTGGTCTGTTCCGATGTTTGA